From a region of the Oncorhynchus tshawytscha isolate Ot180627B linkage group LG14, Otsh_v2.0, whole genome shotgun sequence genome:
- the LOC112266749 gene encoding FXYD domain-containing ion transport regulator 6 isoform X2 encodes METVLFFLFSLLVYVADGEKEKKEVDPFVYDYHSLRICGLVFGVVLFALGILLILSKSSYFSRKCRCCPNQEKKLKAPGDEEATAETLIVSKAKEPEPEPEAKAEN; translated from the exons ATGGAAACTGTTCTGTTCTTCCTCTTTTCACTCCTGGTGTATGTGGCTG ATGGTgaaaaggagaagaaagaggtgGACCCATTTGTCTATG aCTATCATAGCCTGCGGATCTGTGGACTGGTCTTTGGTGTGGTACTCTTCGCGCTGggcatcctcctcatcctcagtaAGTCTTCATACTTCA GCCGGAAATGTCGCTGCTGTCCCAATCAGGAGAAGAAGCTCAA GGCCCCTGGAGACGAAGAGGCTACGGCAGAGACCCTGATCGTGTCCAAAG CTAAGGAGCCAGAGCCCGAGCCTGAAGCTAAGGCTGAGAACTGA
- the LOC112266749 gene encoding FXYD domain-containing ion transport regulator 6 isoform X4 codes for METVLFFLFSLLVYVADGEKEKKEVDPFVYDYHSLRICGLVFGVVLFALGILLILSRKCRCCPNQEKKLKAPGDEEATAETLIVSKAKEPEPEPEAKAEN; via the exons ATGGAAACTGTTCTGTTCTTCCTCTTTTCACTCCTGGTGTATGTGGCTG ATGGTgaaaaggagaagaaagaggtgGACCCATTTGTCTATG aCTATCATAGCCTGCGGATCTGTGGACTGGTCTTTGGTGTGGTACTCTTCGCGCTGggcatcctcctcatcctca GCCGGAAATGTCGCTGCTGTCCCAATCAGGAGAAGAAGCTCAA GGCCCCTGGAGACGAAGAGGCTACGGCAGAGACCCTGATCGTGTCCAAAG CTAAGGAGCCAGAGCCCGAGCCTGAAGCTAAGGCTGAGAACTGA
- the LOC112266749 gene encoding FXYD domain-containing ion transport regulator 6 isoform X3 → METVLFFLFSLLVYVAVPVFSDGEKEKKEVDPFVYDYHSLRICGLVFGVVLFALGILLILSRKCRCCPNQEKKLKAPGDEEATAETLIVSKAKEPEPEPEAKAEN, encoded by the exons ATGGAAACTGTTCTGTTCTTCCTCTTTTCACTCCTGGTGTATGTGGCTG TGCCTGTATTTTCAGATGGTgaaaaggagaagaaagaggtgGACCCATTTGTCTATG aCTATCATAGCCTGCGGATCTGTGGACTGGTCTTTGGTGTGGTACTCTTCGCGCTGggcatcctcctcatcctca GCCGGAAATGTCGCTGCTGTCCCAATCAGGAGAAGAAGCTCAA GGCCCCTGGAGACGAAGAGGCTACGGCAGAGACCCTGATCGTGTCCAAAG CTAAGGAGCCAGAGCCCGAGCCTGAAGCTAAGGCTGAGAACTGA
- the LOC112266749 gene encoding FXYD domain-containing ion transport regulator 6 isoform X1 produces the protein METVLFFLFSLLVYVAVPVFSDGEKEKKEVDPFVYDYHSLRICGLVFGVVLFALGILLILSKSSYFSRKCRCCPNQEKKLKAPGDEEATAETLIVSKAKEPEPEPEAKAEN, from the exons ATGGAAACTGTTCTGTTCTTCCTCTTTTCACTCCTGGTGTATGTGGCTG TGCCTGTATTTTCAGATGGTgaaaaggagaagaaagaggtgGACCCATTTGTCTATG aCTATCATAGCCTGCGGATCTGTGGACTGGTCTTTGGTGTGGTACTCTTCGCGCTGggcatcctcctcatcctcagtaAGTCTTCATACTTCA GCCGGAAATGTCGCTGCTGTCCCAATCAGGAGAAGAAGCTCAA GGCCCCTGGAGACGAAGAGGCTACGGCAGAGACCCTGATCGTGTCCAAAG CTAAGGAGCCAGAGCCCGAGCCTGAAGCTAAGGCTGAGAACTGA